One window of the Trifolium pratense cultivar HEN17-A07 linkage group LG2, ARS_RC_1.1, whole genome shotgun sequence genome contains the following:
- the LOC123907415 gene encoding probable serine/threonine-protein kinase sky1, with product MSCSSSSGSEEDDEGFESYRKGGYHAVRVADHFAGGRYIAQRKLGWGQFSTVWLAYDTTTSSYVALKIQKSAAEFVQAAIHEIDVLLSIADGDPSNSKFVVQLIDHFKHTGPNGQHQCMVLEFLGDSLLRLIRYNRYKGLPLNKVREICKYVLIGLDYLHSELGIIHTDLKPENILLLSTIDHSKDPFRSGGSPILERPEGNTNGGITSLIEKRLRRRARTAVAKISGRTASIEGREAAKSSRNINGVDMRCKIVDFGNACWADKQFAEEIQTRQYRAPEVILKSGYSFSVDMWSFASIVFELATGDMLFTPKGGQGFSEDEDHLALMMELLGKMPRKIATSGAMSKDYFDRHGDLKRIRRLKYLPLDKLLIDKYKFSANDAREFSAFLSPLFDFAPEKRPTARQCLQHPWLNCKESTPNEMRNESTVEKVNVGMSNLKIKVGK from the exons atgTCTTGTTCTTCTTCATCTGGATCCGAGGAAGATGATGAGGGCTTTGAGTCCTATCGGAAAGGTGGTTACCATGCTGTTAGAGTCGCCGATCATTTCGCCGGTGGAAGGTATATAGCTCAGAGGAAACTTGGTTGGGGTCAATTTTCCACCGTTTGGCTTGCTTATGATACTACCACCTCT TCATATGTTGCTCTCAAAATCCAGAAAAGTGCGGCTGAGTTTGTTCAGGCTGCCATTCACGAGATCGATGTTCTTTTATCTATTGCTGATGGCGACCCGTCAAATTCAAAGTTCGTCGTCCAATTAATTGATCACTTTAAGCACACAGGTCCAAATGGACAGCACCAATGCATGGTCCTTGAATTCCTTGGCGATAGCTTGCTTCGTTTGATCAGATATAACCGTTACAAAGGTCTTCCGTTGAATAAAGTTAGAGAGATCTGCAAATACGTTTTGATTGGTTTGGATTACTTGCATAGTGAACTTGGTATAATCCACACTGACTTAAAACCTGAGAACATTCTTCTATTATCAACTATCGATCATTCCAAAGACCCTTTTAGATCCGGAGGCTCCCCAATTTTAGAACGACCTGAGGGAAACACAAACGGTGGAATTACGAGTCTTATTGAGAAAAGGTTGAGGAGGAGAGCAAGGACCGCAGTTGCTAAAATATCAGGAAGAACAGCTTCAATTGAAGGAAGAGAAGCTGCAAAGTCTAGTAGAAATATCAATGGTGTTGACATGAGATGCAAGATTGTTGATTTTGGAAATGCATGTTGGGCTGATAAGCAGTTTGCAGAAGAAATACAGACAAGGCAGTATAGAGCCCCTGAAGTTATACTGAAGTCCGGTTATTCCTTCTCCGTTGACATGTGGTCTTTTGCTAGCATTGTTTTTGAACTTGCTACTGGAGATATGTTATTTACACCTAAAGGTGGACAAGGTTTTAGCGAAGATGAG GATCATCTTGCGTTGATGATGGAACTCCTAGGAAAGATGCCCCGGAAG ATTGCTACTTCTGGAGCTATGTCCAAGGATTACTTTGACAGGCATGGTGACCTAAAAAGGATTAGAAGGCTAAAATATTTGCCACTTGACAAATTGctgattgataaatataaattttcagCGAATGATGCTCGTGAGTTTTCAGCATTTCTTTCGCCACTTTTTGATTTTGCGCCGGAGAAACGACCAACTGCACGACAGTGCCTGCAACACCCCTGGCTGAACTGCAAGGAATCAACACCAAATGAAATGAGAAATGAATCCACTGTGGAAAAGGTTAATGTTGGTATGAGCAACCTTAAAATCAAAGTAGGAAAGTGA
- the LOC123907416 gene encoding amino acid transporter AVT3C-like, with protein MVFKEAGSSSSYSLPPYPREDTPLLTNSPPLSSQFKTCANIFIAIVGAGVLGLPYTFKTTGYATGLIMLFIVAFLTYHCMLLLVNTRRKLESIMGFSKIKSFGDLGFSICGPFGRFSVDAMIVLSQAGFCVSYLIFIASTLSYLVAGNSTGETIPVFLGLTPKVLFLWGCFPFQLGLNSIKTLTHLAPLSIFADAVDITAKSVVMVEDVFEFMQNRPNLEAFKGFSVFFYGIGVAVYAFEGIGMVLPLESETKDKEKFGRVLGIGMGLISVLFGAFGALGYFAFGEETKDIITNNLGQGLISIVVQLGLCINLFITFPLMMNPVYEVFERRFYDSRYCLWIRWLLVLIVSLVALLVPNFADFLSLVGSSVCVVLGFVLPALFHCIVFRDELGWRCLVSDGAIMVFGFVVAVTGTYTSVSEILSPKA; from the coding sequence ATGGTGTTCAAAGAAGCAGGTTCATCTTCTTCCTATTCACTCCCACCATACCCAAGAGAAGACACCCCCCTTCTCACAAACTCACCCCCCCTTTCCTCCCAATTCAAAACCTGCGCCAATATCTTCATCGCCATCGTCGGCGCCGGCGTTCTCGGCCTCCCATACACCTTCAAAACAACCGGTTACGCCACCGGTTTAATCATGCTTTTCATCGTCGCTTTTCTCACCTACCACTGCATGTTACTCCTAGTCAACACTCGCCGGAAGCTAGAATCAATCATGGGTTTCtcaaaaatcaaatctttcggCGATTTAGGGTTCTCCATTTGTGGCCCATTTGGTCGATTTTCCGTTGATGCCATGATTGTGCTTTCACAAGCTGGGTTTTGTGTTAGTTACCTTATTTTCATTGCTTCAACTTTATCTTATCTTGTCGCCGGTAACTCCACCGGAGAGACGATACCGGTGTTTCTAGGTTTGACTCCTAAGGTTTTGTTCCTTTGGGGTTGTTTTCCTTTTCAATTAGGGTTGAATTCTATTAAGACTTTGACTCATTTAGCCCCTTTGAGTATATTTGCTGATGCTGTTGATATTACTGCTAAGAGTGTTGTTATGGTTGAAgatgtttttgaatttatgcaaAATAGGCCTAATTTGGAAGCTTTTAAGGGTTTTTCAGTCTTTTTCTATGGTATTGGTGTTGCTGTTTATGCTTTTGAAGGTATTGGAATGGTTTTACCTTTGGAAAGTGAGACTAAAGATAAGGAGAAATTTGGTAGAGTTTTAGGTATTGGAATGGGTTTGATTTCTGTGTTATTTGGTGCTTTTGGTGCATTAGGTTACTTTGCTTTTGGTGAAGAAACAAAGGATATTATTACTAATAATTTAGGTCAAGGTTTGATTAGTATTGTGGTTCAATTAGGACTttgtattaatttgtttattactTTTCCTTTGATGATGAATCCGGTTTATGAAGTGTTTGAGAGAAGGTTTTATGATTCTAGGTATTGTTTATGGATAAGGTGGCTGTTGGTTTTGATTGTGAGTTTAGTGGCTCTTTTGGTGCCTAATTTTGCTGATTTTCTTTCACTTGTTGGAAGTAGTGTTTGTGTTGTTCTTGGATTTGTGTTACCTGCTTTGTTTCATTGTATAGTTTTTAGGGATGAGTTGGGTTGGAGATGTTTGGTTTCAGATGGGGCAATTATGGTTTTTGGGTTTGTCGTTGCTGTTACCGGAACTTATACTTCTGTGTCAGAGATTCTTTCTCCTAAGGCCTGA
- the LOC123907417 gene encoding pentatricopeptide repeat-containing protein At2g17525, mitochondrial produces MTQLQHFTIRSSRPCACFVKFCFQFQPHSSFSSSSSSLPPTQEHLCQLILDQKTASEALQTFRWASTFSKFTHSQSTYRTLIHKLCIFRRFDTVKQLLDEMPSSIGASPGDDVFITIVRGLARARMKRSVIKVLDLAYKFHGTPSLKIFNSILDVLVKEDIDMAREFYRKSMMGGGVHGDGYTFGILMKGLCLTNRIGEGFKLLQLIKSNGVTPNTVIYNTLLHALCRNGKVGRARSLMNEMVDPNDVTFNILISAYCKEDNLVQALVLLEKCFDMGLVPDVVTITKVVEMLCNAGRVTDAAEVLERVESLGGSLDVVAYNTLIKGFCGVGKVKVGLHFLKQMENKGYLPNVDTYNILIHGFCESRMLELALDLFNDMKTDGIKQNFVTFDTMIRGLCSEGRIEDGFSILELMEETKEGSKGHISPYNSIIYGLFKQNHLDEASEFLTKMGKLFPRAVDRSMTIIQHCNEGTIEDAKKVYDKMIDEGGIPSILVYNLLVHGFSQHSSIREAVELINEMIGNNCFPIASTFNAVIIGFCRQEKIESALKFMEDITTRGCEPNTETYSPLIDVLCRKGDLQKALQVFLEMVEKGILPDQFIWKSLLLSLSLQNNFSKSVSNIDYLL; encoded by the coding sequence ATGACACAATTGCAACACTTTACAATCCGATCATCACGCCCTTGTGCATGTTTTGTGAAGTTTTGTTTTCAGTTCCAACCacattcttctttttcttcatcatcttcttctttgccACCAACACAAGAACACCTTTGCCAGCTCATACTTGACCAAAAAACCGCTTCCGAAGCACTTCAAACCTTCAGATGGGCATCAACATTCTCCAAATTCACCCATTCACAATCCACATACCGTACTTTAATTCACAAACTCTGCATTTTTCGCCGTTTTGATACCGTCAAGCAACTGCTCGACGAAATGCCTAGCTCAATCGGAGCTTCCCCAGGTGATGATGTGTTCATAACTATTGTCCGAGGACTTGCCCGGGCGAGAATGAAACGAAGTGTCATCAAAGTTCTTGACTTGGCTTACAAGTTTCACGGTACACCTTCTTTGAAGATTTTCAACTCAATTTTGGATGTACTTGTGAAAGAGGATATTGATATGGCTAGAGAGTTTTATAGAAAGAGTATGATGGGGGGTGGTGTTCATGGGGATGGTTATACTTTTGGGATTTTGATGAAAGGTCTTTGTTTAACAAATAGGATTGGTGAAGGTTTTAAGCTTTTGCAGCTTATTAAATCTAATGGGGTTACACCAAATACTGTCATTTACAACACTTTGCTTCATGCGCTTTGTAGGAATGGAAAGGTTGGTAGAGCTAGGAGCTTGATGAATGAGATGGTGGACCCGAATGACGTTACGTTTAATATATTGATATCTGCGTATTGTAAGGAAGATAATTTGGTTCAAGCTCTTGTGTTGCTTGAGAAGTGCTTTGACATGGGTCTTGTACCTGATGTTGTTACCATAACTAAGGTGGTTGAGATGCTATGCAATGCTGGCCGTGTAACGGATGCTGCCGAGGTTCTTGAGAGAGTTGAGAGCTTGGGGGGTTCACTTGATGTTGTGGCTTACAATACATTGATAAAAGGATTTTGTGGAGTGGGAAAAGTTAAAGTTGGACTTCATTTCCTTAAGCAGATGGAGAATAAAGGCTATCTTCCAAATGTGGATACCTATAATATACTCATACATGGTTTTTGTGAATCTAGGATGTTGGAGTTGGCTCTTGATCTTTTTAATGATATGAAGACTGATGGAATCAAACAGAACTTTGTTACTTTCGACACAATGATTCGAGGTTTGTGTTCAGAGGGGAGAATTGAAGAtggtttttcaattttagaGTTAATGGAGGAAACCAAAGAAGGCTCTAAAGGGCACATTAGTCCTTACAATAGCATAATATATGGTTTATTTAAGCAAAACCATCTCGACGAGGCATCCGAGTTTCTAACAAAGATGGGAAAATTATTCCCTAGAGCTGTTGACAGAAGCATGACGATTATACAGCATTGTAACGAAGGTACTATTGAGGATGCAAAGAAGGTATATGATAAGATGATTGATGAAGGTGGAATTCCAAGTATTCTAGTTTATAACTTGCTTGTTCATGGCTTTTCGCAACACAGTAGTATCCGAGAGGCCGTAGAGCTTATCAATGAAATGATAGGTAATAACTGTTTTCCGATTGCATCTACATTCAATGCTGTCATCATTGGGTTTTGTAgacaagaaaaaattgaaagtgcCTTGAAGTTCATGGAAGATATCACCACAAGAGGTTGTGAACCAAATACCGAAACTTACAGTCCTTTGATTGATGTGTTATGTAGGAAGGGAGACCTTCAGAAAGCCTTGCAGGTCTTTTTGGAAATGGTAGAAAAGGGTATCCTTCCTGACCAATTTATTTGGAAATCATTGCTACTTAGTTTGAGTCTACAAAATAATTTCAGTAAGAGTGTGTCCAACATAGATTATTTACTATAG